One Azospirillum brasilense DNA window includes the following coding sequences:
- a CDS encoding MerR family transcriptional regulator, giving the protein MDPTQTFTAGQVEDLTGLSSETLRVWRRRGFIPPNPGGGWARYTFGSVVLIGVLQDLTANHRLDVSEAYDKFVRGAGGIYIREAAEAALNGQPDMWVVLLTGDVDEHGGRAWTVTTTDNPATVFTGMQSPRSVVAVNVGDIARKVLARVERLEGDDNDDAE; this is encoded by the coding sequence ATGGACCCGACCCAGACTTTCACCGCTGGACAGGTCGAAGACCTGACCGGCCTTTCCTCTGAAACTTTGCGCGTCTGGCGCCGTCGCGGCTTCATCCCGCCGAATCCCGGCGGCGGATGGGCGCGGTACACCTTCGGCTCCGTTGTCCTGATCGGCGTCCTTCAGGACCTGACCGCGAACCACCGCCTCGACGTCAGTGAGGCGTATGACAAGTTCGTCAGAGGCGCTGGGGGGATTTACATCCGCGAAGCGGCGGAAGCGGCGCTGAACGGCCAGCCCGACATGTGGGTGGTTCTCCTGACCGGCGACGTGGACGAGCACGGCGGACGGGCCTGGACCGTCACGACGACCGACAACCCGGCGACGGTCTTCACCGGCATGCAGTCGCCGCGCAGCGTCGTGGCGGTGAACGTCGGCGATATCGCCCGCAAGGTCCTGGCCCGCGTCGAGCGGCTGGAGGGCGACGACAATGACGACGCCGAGTAA
- a CDS encoding phage portal protein — MRMNPLDRAIAFVSPRAALRRVQARAALEMTVRTYEAVSAARANGRRAPATGPNSELRGGAFLRRLSREAVRNAHPARSAVSKLVTNIVGTGIMPRAATGNEKLDKALNDGFAQWSRECLAGTRGGNFVTLQVLAGRSMVEGGETLTRRRARQARDGLYVPVQAELMEPDLLDEQKTVALDNGYIFQGVEFSPTDTPRAYWLFDAHPGQP, encoded by the coding sequence ATGCGCATGAACCCGCTCGACCGCGCCATTGCCTTCGTGTCGCCGCGGGCCGCGCTGCGCCGCGTCCAGGCCCGGGCCGCGCTGGAGATGACGGTCCGGACCTACGAGGCGGTATCGGCGGCGCGGGCGAATGGTCGGCGCGCGCCGGCTACCGGTCCGAACTCGGAACTGCGCGGCGGGGCCTTCCTCCGGCGCCTGTCGCGCGAAGCGGTGCGGAACGCCCACCCGGCCCGGTCGGCGGTGTCGAAACTGGTGACCAACATCGTCGGCACCGGGATCATGCCGCGCGCCGCCACTGGCAATGAGAAGCTGGACAAGGCGCTGAACGACGGCTTTGCGCAGTGGTCGCGCGAATGCCTCGCTGGGACGCGGGGCGGGAACTTCGTGACCCTCCAGGTGCTGGCCGGCCGCTCGATGGTGGAGGGCGGAGAAACCCTAACCCGACGCCGGGCACGGCAGGCTCGGGATGGGTTGTACGTTCCCGTCCAGGCGGAGCTGATGGAGCCCGATCTGCTGGACGAGCAGAAGACCGTCGCGCTCGACAACGGTTACATCTTCCAGGGCGTGGAATTCAGCCCGACCGACACCCCGCGAGCCTACTGGCTGTTCGATGCTCACCCAGGCCAACCCTGA
- a CDS encoding AAA family ATPase, whose protein sequence is MTTLGLDEAKRRKAPRRGQSTPNPDGYLPELHGQRVSDWQGQDIPERGWIADDWIPRHQVTLLMGDSGIGKTTVALQLGAAVVLGERWLGAETTRSPVLAVLCEDEPDENMRRMRDVAALYGVQFEDLADFEIIVPEDDDDQCEDTSLMAFDQYTGEGNTSMYYFRILRRAQKIKAQLIILDTLADFFSGNENVRRHVFQFMTLAKRLARAIDGAVVICGHPSRAGLLQGTGESGSTHWKARARSFLHLERAKDEDGEPSTTHRILTRLKSNYAPSGESIRLGWQRGAYVPEGGGMDFVDRLDANARRRAVEEAFLQALATILGRGYEPSHRIEARSLYAPKLAADLPEMRAYGVREIEAAMRSLMASGELVLGETAGPPSRRKKIIVPKGYADGARASGSDPTDTFEQSAQGGSDTPTDTTNR, encoded by the coding sequence ATGACGACACTCGGCCTCGACGAAGCGAAGCGCCGGAAAGCTCCGCGCCGGGGCCAGAGCACACCGAATCCGGATGGCTATCTTCCGGAGCTGCATGGTCAGCGGGTTTCCGACTGGCAGGGGCAGGACATTCCAGAGCGGGGATGGATCGCCGACGACTGGATACCCCGCCACCAAGTTACGTTGCTGATGGGGGATTCCGGCATTGGAAAGACGACCGTCGCCCTTCAGCTCGGCGCGGCGGTGGTGCTGGGAGAGCGTTGGCTTGGAGCGGAGACAACGCGCTCGCCTGTGCTCGCGGTCTTGTGTGAGGACGAGCCCGATGAAAACATGCGCCGGATGCGCGATGTGGCCGCGTTGTACGGAGTCCAGTTCGAGGATCTTGCCGACTTCGAAATCATCGTCCCGGAAGACGATGACGACCAGTGTGAGGATACAAGCCTTATGGCCTTCGACCAGTACACGGGGGAAGGCAATACGAGCATGTATTATTTCCGCATCCTGCGGCGCGCGCAGAAGATCAAGGCGCAACTGATCATCCTCGACACGCTGGCCGATTTCTTCAGCGGAAACGAGAACGTGCGGCGACACGTCTTCCAATTCATGACGCTCGCCAAGCGCCTCGCGCGGGCCATCGACGGAGCTGTCGTGATCTGTGGGCACCCGTCGCGCGCTGGCCTTTTGCAGGGCACGGGCGAAAGCGGTTCGACCCACTGGAAAGCGCGGGCGCGGTCATTCCTCCACCTGGAAAGGGCGAAGGACGAGGACGGAGAGCCGAGCACCACGCACCGCATTCTGACGCGCCTGAAGTCCAACTATGCGCCGTCTGGCGAATCGATCCGCCTGGGGTGGCAGCGTGGCGCCTACGTTCCCGAGGGTGGCGGGATGGACTTCGTGGACCGGCTGGACGCGAACGCACGCCGCCGGGCGGTGGAGGAGGCGTTCCTCCAGGCCCTCGCGACCATCCTGGGGCGGGGCTACGAACCATCGCACCGCATCGAGGCGCGCTCATTGTACGCCCCCAAGCTTGCGGCCGACCTGCCCGAAATGCGGGCCTACGGTGTGCGCGAGATTGAGGCCGCCATGCGCTCGCTGATGGCATCTGGGGAGCTGGTCTTGGGCGAGACCGCCGGGCCACCAAGCCGCCGGAAAAAGATCATCGTTCCGAAGGGGTATGCGGACGGGGCAAGGGCCTCAGGCTCCGACCCTACGGACACCTTCGAACAGTCTGCGCAGGGGGGTTCGGACACCCCTACGGACACTACGAACAGGTAA
- a CDS encoding capsid cement protein: MFILPKKPAAVVAAGGRVSWDNTAHQCDAPGAGLYPVGVAVAAAGNGAGTVTVRLDGVSTAAA; encoded by the coding sequence GTGTTCATCCTGCCGAAGAAGCCGGCCGCCGTGGTCGCCGCGGGCGGCCGGGTGAGCTGGGACAACACCGCGCACCAGTGCGACGCGCCTGGCGCCGGGCTCTACCCGGTGGGCGTGGCTGTGGCCGCCGCCGGCAACGGGGCTGGCACCGTGACGGTGCGGCTGGACGGTGTGAGTACCGCAGCGGCCTGA
- a CDS encoding transcriptional regulator, translating to MAKAASVSLDTIGRFKRGEVVRERTIAAMRTALEGAGVEFIPEGPYQGDGGAGARLRNAKQSG from the coding sequence TTGGCAAAAGCCGCTTCCGTGTCGCTGGACACCATCGGCCGCTTCAAGCGTGGCGAGGTCGTACGGGAGCGGACGATTGCCGCCATGCGGACCGCCCTGGAGGGGGCCGGCGTCGAGTTCATCCCGGAAGGTCCCTACCAGGGCGACGGGGGAGCGGGGGCGCGGCTGCGGAACGCAAAGCAATCCGGCTAA
- a CDS encoding prohead protease/major capsid protein fusion protein, with product MTTPSNEPAGAVSTRAASLAPSTLNADRREVEVTASSGADVRRVGMRPDATWGAWRERLDVAGVDLSRFTGASVLRDHRPSTDAVVGSVLSARKSGGELRAMLTFDTTDAGELAFQQVQQGSIRQVSLGYFVQEWAAGPSDDIAEPLFIARRWQPVEISIVAIGADPAARTRSVEGITMTTQTPPAPQHQPAPATDSRAELLDHILSRATCPQLALPPDMVQRAAADPSMTIQRFNEMVVDHVAAKPSNQRNINPHIQMYDSHDDPVTTRAFMAEALAARLAPGLVKPGDRAREYMGCSAMGMVGELLAARGENVNRLNHKEMMKRVHTTSDFPLLLESAANKVLLAQYAAAAPTYRLWAARRGFNDFKPAKFLRVGDFPSLKPMAEVGELKYGTMSENRETVSAKEYASGIILSRQTLVNDDLGALGDYAMMIGVRTAADENRMVYGLLNSNPTLADGKALFHAAHGNLAAGAAINVESIGKAVALLRKQKSLDDIPLNLAPRFLVVGPDGELAGRQLLAAIVANQSSAVNPWAGLMELVVDANIEGTAWHLFADPSLCPSIVFGYVGDAEGPQILTEADFDTQAVKVRASIDFGYGAIDHRGAVKNPGAPAS from the coding sequence ATGACGACGCCGAGTAACGAACCGGCCGGCGCTGTCAGCACGCGGGCCGCGTCGCTGGCGCCGTCCACCTTGAACGCCGACCGGCGCGAGGTGGAGGTAACCGCTTCATCCGGCGCCGACGTGCGGCGCGTGGGCATGCGGCCGGATGCGACTTGGGGCGCTTGGAGGGAGCGCCTCGACGTTGCCGGGGTGGATCTCTCCCGGTTCACCGGCGCGTCCGTACTTCGCGACCATCGGCCGTCCACCGATGCCGTTGTCGGTTCGGTTCTCAGCGCGCGGAAGTCCGGCGGAGAACTCCGCGCCATGCTGACCTTCGATACGACCGACGCGGGCGAGCTGGCGTTTCAGCAGGTTCAGCAGGGCTCAATCCGCCAAGTCTCGCTGGGCTACTTCGTGCAGGAATGGGCCGCTGGCCCTTCTGACGACATCGCCGAACCGCTGTTCATCGCGCGGCGCTGGCAGCCCGTCGAAATCTCCATCGTCGCAATCGGCGCCGATCCTGCGGCGCGCACCCGAAGTGTAGAGGGAATCACCATGACCACCCAGACCCCCCCGGCGCCGCAGCACCAGCCCGCTCCCGCCACGGACAGCCGTGCGGAGCTGCTCGACCACATTCTGTCGCGGGCGACCTGCCCGCAGCTCGCGCTTCCGCCCGACATGGTTCAGCGCGCGGCGGCGGACCCGAGCATGACGATCCAGCGCTTCAACGAGATGGTGGTCGATCACGTCGCCGCCAAACCGTCGAACCAGCGCAACATCAACCCGCACATTCAGATGTACGACAGCCACGATGATCCCGTGACGACGCGGGCGTTCATGGCCGAGGCCCTGGCCGCGCGCTTGGCGCCCGGCCTGGTCAAGCCGGGCGACCGGGCGCGGGAATATATGGGCTGCTCGGCCATGGGCATGGTCGGCGAGCTGCTGGCCGCGCGCGGCGAGAACGTGAACCGGCTGAACCACAAGGAGATGATGAAGCGGGTTCACACCACCAGCGACTTTCCGCTGTTGCTGGAAAGCGCGGCGAACAAGGTGCTCCTGGCGCAGTACGCCGCGGCCGCGCCGACGTATCGGCTGTGGGCGGCCCGGCGCGGCTTCAACGACTTCAAGCCGGCGAAGTTCCTGCGTGTGGGTGACTTCCCGAGCCTCAAGCCCATGGCCGAGGTTGGCGAACTGAAGTACGGCACGATGAGCGAGAACCGGGAAACCGTGTCGGCGAAGGAATACGCCAGCGGCATCATCTTGAGCCGGCAGACCCTGGTAAACGACGACCTGGGCGCGCTGGGTGATTACGCCATGATGATTGGCGTTCGCACCGCCGCGGACGAAAATCGCATGGTGTATGGGCTTCTCAACAGCAACCCGACGCTCGCCGACGGCAAGGCCCTGTTCCATGCCGCGCACGGAAACCTCGCCGCCGGCGCGGCGATCAACGTGGAGAGCATCGGGAAGGCCGTGGCGTTGCTGCGGAAGCAGAAGAGCCTCGACGATATCCCGCTCAACCTCGCCCCGCGCTTCCTTGTGGTCGGTCCGGACGGCGAGCTGGCCGGGCGCCAGCTCCTGGCCGCCATCGTCGCGAACCAGTCCAGCGCCGTGAATCCCTGGGCCGGACTGATGGAGCTGGTGGTGGATGCGAACATCGAAGGCACGGCGTGGCACCTGTTCGCCGACCCGTCGCTCTGCCCGTCGATCGTGTTCGGCTACGTCGGCGACGCGGAAGGGCCGCAGATCCTCACCGAAGCCGACTTCGATACGCAGGCGGTGAAAGTCCGCGCCTCCATCGACTTTGGCTATGGCGCCATCGACCACCGCGGCGCGGTCAAGAATCCGGGCGCCCCCGCAAGCTAA
- a CDS encoding phage terminase large subunit family protein, producing the protein MALIFEPKPFMSLSEWAVEFASLSPESTSKHGEFTPFGYQYGMLDVMTDPTVKRIAFKKSARTGGTMCLNMAVGYFIHWKPSPILFYGPREDDVLRHSHKEVRPMLRDVEVLAKLLTAERAKDGTQTILRKTFRNGASLEMLGAQTPDNFRAHTARLVVGDEINAWPVLKAGSQIDLAHKRTETFWDSLEAYVSTPTDKGASRIGSLYEQSDQRRCFVPCPHCSEAAGHPTGFQVLEWGSRDTPHGIKWDKDEHGNVVTGSVRYVCRHCLQPIHEGMKAWMDRHAEWRQTADFVCCGERQTPELWSAPRHGCRRSVCTRCGQDSPFNGMAGIAINTLYSMQDKASWSALVADWNVQCRTQEGRKAFWNETLGEDWEEVGDRPLDAEALLRRREVYEAVIPDGVAVLVAGIDRQTDRIEISVWGYGRDEEAWLIEHHVIMGDPAFAEVYEKLDAYLLRTWAKRNGTEMQVRAACMDTQGGFGTQVAYRFCQDRGRRNVWGIRGEGSKDGKRGPVWPPAGNLRKRRRTGYAPVQINVNSAKDTIRARLSKDKPGAEFVHFPANTELGFFHQLLAETTRRQYIGGLWVSKWEKKTADAANEALDCAVYAYAAFCGLVHHGLKINAEATAIGAVASREMKLAAGEVVVVERAEPDQAQADSPPAPKIRPSSWRTPNMRPRR; encoded by the coding sequence GTGGCCCTGATCTTCGAGCCGAAGCCGTTCATGTCTCTTTCGGAGTGGGCGGTTGAGTTCGCCAGCCTGTCGCCGGAAAGCACGTCGAAGCATGGCGAGTTCACGCCGTTCGGTTACCAGTACGGCATGCTCGACGTCATGACGGACCCGACGGTAAAGCGCATTGCCTTCAAGAAGTCGGCGCGCACCGGCGGGACGATGTGCCTCAACATGGCGGTCGGCTACTTCATCCACTGGAAGCCAAGTCCAATCCTGTTCTACGGCCCTCGCGAAGACGACGTGCTGCGACACTCCCACAAGGAGGTCAGGCCAATGCTTCGCGACGTGGAGGTTCTGGCCAAGCTGCTGACGGCGGAGCGGGCGAAGGATGGAACCCAGACCATCCTGCGCAAGACCTTCAGGAACGGCGCCAGCCTGGAGATGCTGGGCGCCCAGACGCCAGACAACTTCCGCGCCCACACCGCCCGGCTTGTGGTGGGGGACGAGATAAACGCATGGCCGGTCCTGAAGGCGGGCAGCCAGATCGACCTTGCCCACAAGCGCACCGAGACGTTCTGGGATTCTCTGGAAGCCTACGTTTCGACGCCGACCGACAAGGGGGCCAGCCGCATCGGCTCCCTCTATGAGCAGTCGGACCAGCGGCGTTGCTTCGTGCCGTGCCCACATTGTTCGGAGGCTGCCGGCCATCCCACCGGGTTCCAGGTGCTGGAGTGGGGAAGCCGCGACACGCCGCACGGCATCAAATGGGACAAGGACGAACACGGCAACGTCGTCACCGGCTCCGTTCGGTATGTGTGCAGGCACTGCCTTCAGCCGATCCATGAAGGCATGAAGGCGTGGATGGACCGGCACGCCGAATGGCGCCAGACAGCGGATTTCGTGTGCTGCGGCGAAAGGCAAACCCCTGAACTGTGGAGCGCGCCGCGGCATGGGTGCCGCCGGTCGGTGTGCACGCGCTGCGGCCAGGATTCGCCCTTCAACGGCATGGCCGGCATCGCGATCAACACGCTCTACAGCATGCAGGACAAGGCGAGTTGGTCGGCGCTGGTGGCTGACTGGAACGTCCAGTGCCGGACACAGGAAGGCCGCAAGGCGTTCTGGAACGAAACGCTGGGCGAGGATTGGGAAGAGGTTGGCGACCGGCCCCTGGACGCCGAGGCGCTGTTGCGCCGCCGCGAGGTCTACGAGGCGGTGATTCCCGACGGCGTGGCGGTGCTGGTGGCCGGGATCGACCGCCAGACGGATCGTATCGAAATCAGCGTCTGGGGGTATGGCCGCGACGAAGAGGCATGGCTGATCGAGCATCACGTCATCATGGGCGACCCGGCTTTCGCGGAGGTCTACGAGAAGCTGGACGCCTACCTGCTGCGGACCTGGGCCAAGCGGAACGGGACGGAGATGCAGGTGCGCGCGGCCTGCATGGACACGCAGGGCGGTTTCGGCACGCAGGTCGCCTACCGGTTTTGTCAGGACCGCGGACGCCGCAACGTGTGGGGCATTCGCGGCGAAGGCTCGAAGGATGGGAAGCGGGGGCCGGTCTGGCCCCCTGCCGGCAACCTGCGCAAGCGCCGCCGCACCGGTTATGCGCCGGTGCAAATCAACGTCAACTCGGCCAAGGACACGATCCGCGCCCGGCTCAGCAAGGACAAGCCGGGCGCCGAGTTCGTCCACTTTCCGGCCAACACGGAACTCGGCTTCTTCCACCAGCTTTTGGCGGAGACGACCCGGCGCCAATACATCGGCGGCTTGTGGGTCAGCAAATGGGAGAAGAAGACGGCGGACGCGGCGAACGAAGCGCTCGATTGCGCGGTCTACGCCTACGCTGCCTTCTGCGGTCTGGTCCACCACGGGCTGAAGATCAACGCCGAGGCGACGGCCATTGGTGCGGTCGCTTCCCGAGAAATGAAGCTCGCGGCTGGTGAAGTGGTGGTGGTGGAGCGGGCCGAGCCCGATCAAGCGCAAGCGGACTCGCCGCCCGCTCCGAAGATCCGCCCGAGTTCCTGGCGCACCCCGAACATGAGGCCACGCCGATGA
- a CDS encoding tyrosine-type recombinase/integrase, producing MASVRKREWTHNGETKTAWVCEYTDGKGKRHRKTFEKKKDADAYRTRMEVEKTDGFSAHSSLTVKDLAGLFLKHLEDKVKDNRIGLNHLRVHKQGVTVCILPYFGKMKVSDVKFSDVEAFKSFIIKSRNYSARSVKTRLSTLRAMEEFAKKRGMVKGQVISEACRELSPVGCGKIETFTPEQVQTLLTVSSKLYSGCSPRVRDMMECFVNISAFCGLRLGEIMGLTVKNIDINKRIIHVRHSLTDFDLLKAPKTKSGIRDVPMPVRVRDLLRSWIEQHYVENERGLIFRNETGTQVRQQNFHKWYWPRLLERAGLRVRGQKNLHFHALRHFAASWMVEHGLPLPEVAALLGHSKFDMTLQIYVHPIVNGSRRHEAIDRAAGALLALTDATNSRHG from the coding sequence ATGGCAAGCGTGCGCAAGCGCGAATGGACGCACAATGGCGAGACTAAAACCGCGTGGGTGTGTGAGTACACCGATGGCAAGGGAAAGCGCCATCGGAAGACCTTCGAGAAGAAGAAGGACGCCGACGCATATCGGACTCGCATGGAAGTGGAGAAAACGGATGGGTTCTCCGCTCATTCATCGCTGACCGTTAAGGATCTGGCTGGTCTATTTTTGAAGCATCTTGAGGATAAAGTTAAAGACAATCGAATTGGACTGAACCATCTAAGGGTTCATAAGCAGGGCGTCACTGTCTGCATCCTGCCGTATTTCGGAAAAATGAAGGTGTCGGACGTTAAATTCTCAGATGTTGAGGCGTTCAAATCATTCATCATAAAAAGCCGGAATTACTCTGCCCGATCGGTGAAGACGCGATTGTCAACGCTGCGGGCTATGGAAGAGTTTGCAAAAAAGAGAGGGATGGTTAAGGGGCAGGTGATATCAGAGGCGTGTAGGGAGTTGTCTCCTGTGGGGTGCGGCAAAATCGAAACTTTCACTCCAGAGCAAGTGCAAACACTGCTGACTGTTTCGTCTAAGCTTTATAGCGGCTGTAGCCCCAGGGTTAGGGATATGATGGAATGTTTTGTAAACATCTCTGCATTTTGTGGTCTGCGGCTTGGCGAAATCATGGGGCTAACTGTTAAGAACATCGACATTAACAAGAGGATTATTCATGTGAGGCACAGTCTTACTGATTTCGATTTATTGAAGGCGCCGAAGACGAAGTCTGGAATTAGGGATGTTCCGATGCCGGTGCGTGTTCGTGACTTGCTTCGCTCGTGGATCGAGCAACACTATGTCGAGAACGAGCGTGGTTTGATATTCCGGAACGAAACCGGCACGCAGGTAAGGCAACAGAACTTCCACAAGTGGTACTGGCCACGTCTGTTGGAACGAGCTGGGTTGAGGGTTCGAGGGCAAAAAAATCTGCATTTTCATGCGCTTAGGCACTTCGCCGCTAGCTGGATGGTTGAGCATGGACTGCCGTTACCCGAGGTGGCTGCGCTGTTGGGGCATAGCAAGTTCGACATGACCTTGCAGATCTACGTTCATCCCATCGTCAACGGCAGTCGGCGTCACGAAGCAATAGACCGAGCCGCCGGCGCGCTTCTCGCACTCACCGATGCGACAAATTCGCGACATGGCTAG
- a CDS encoding HNH endonuclease, translating into MLESTVCPTPKHLDRVKALRRAMEGVSQPALLHQLQAGRCFYCDKPLSSASHAPNQPDGWTIDHVIPQTFGGARFFGNKVLSCAACNGSKANRLPTDLELAAVRQLWAAVLIINPGAAPLRARPASATH; encoded by the coding sequence ATGCTTGAGTCGACCGTCTGTCCGACCCCCAAGCACCTTGACCGCGTGAAGGCGCTGCGCCGCGCGATGGAAGGCGTGTCCCAACCGGCCCTTCTGCACCAGCTCCAGGCGGGCCGGTGCTTCTACTGCGACAAGCCCCTCAGCTCCGCCAGCCACGCGCCCAATCAGCCCGACGGCTGGACCATTGATCACGTCATTCCGCAGACCTTCGGCGGTGCCCGGTTCTTCGGAAACAAGGTGCTGAGTTGCGCGGCTTGCAACGGCTCGAAGGCGAATCGGCTCCCGACCGATCTGGAGCTTGCCGCCGTTCGCCAGCTCTGGGCCGCGGTGCTGATCATCAACCCCGGTGCGGCGCCGCTGCGCGCCCGCCCGGCCAGCGCCACGCACTGA
- a CDS encoding helix-turn-helix transcriptional regulator — MTPNHPSNADPVVGMCDRLAALDRASSAAYQHASARHDELMGKGASLKAINADEEYAARNAAYERLAADEDEQRAAILATPASTAAGVLAKLERWDATDREFGTPDMALSALADLRALVTVPPPPHVQTLAAALDCLAFGVAVLGADLTVRHRNAAMAELIEVGDGFCLDGQGRIGAVGDDDHAVLLRLVAAACAGTLTGPATACVRGAVPDRWPIAHTVAVASGPGGTAVVVVASALIDAGEVSAVLQRDFGLTPAEAVVAGKIGNGFTSDQASQELGKAAGTGRGQVKSILRKLDRGQLANRGQVGLARWVGVLSAITRA; from the coding sequence ATGACACCCAACCACCCCTCCAACGCCGACCCGGTTGTCGGAATGTGCGACCGCTTGGCGGCCCTGGATCGAGCGTCCAGCGCGGCTTACCAGCACGCCAGCGCGCGGCACGATGAGCTGATGGGGAAGGGCGCTTCCCTGAAGGCCATCAACGCGGATGAGGAATACGCCGCCCGCAACGCCGCCTATGAACGGCTTGCGGCGGACGAGGACGAACAGCGCGCCGCGATACTGGCGACCCCGGCCAGCACCGCGGCGGGCGTGCTGGCGAAGCTGGAGCGGTGGGACGCCACCGACCGGGAGTTCGGCACCCCGGACATGGCGCTTTCGGCTCTGGCGGATCTGCGCGCCCTGGTGACGGTTCCACCCCCTCCTCACGTGCAGACTCTGGCCGCCGCTCTGGACTGCCTCGCTTTCGGTGTGGCTGTCCTGGGGGCTGACCTGACGGTCAGGCATCGGAACGCGGCCATGGCGGAATTGATCGAGGTGGGCGACGGGTTCTGCCTCGATGGGCAAGGCCGGATCGGAGCTGTCGGCGATGATGATCACGCCGTGCTGCTGCGGCTGGTGGCTGCGGCCTGCGCGGGCACCCTCACCGGGCCGGCTACCGCCTGCGTTCGCGGCGCCGTGCCGGACCGCTGGCCCATCGCCCACACCGTGGCGGTGGCGAGCGGCCCCGGCGGGACCGCTGTTGTGGTGGTCGCTTCGGCGTTGATCGATGCCGGCGAGGTTTCCGCCGTCCTGCAACGGGACTTCGGCCTCACCCCAGCTGAAGCCGTCGTTGCCGGGAAGATCGGGAACGGCTTCACCAGCGATCAAGCATCCCAAGAACTCGGCAAAGCCGCCGGCACGGGGCGGGGGCAGGTGAAGTCGATCCTTCGCAAGTTGGATCGCGGACAGCTTGCCAACCGCGGCCAAGTCGGTCTCGCCCGCTGGGTGGGCGTGCTGAGTGCGATCACAAGGGCCTGA